A part of Fusarium graminearum PH-1 chromosome 3, whole genome shotgun sequence genomic DNA contains:
- a CDS encoding 40S ribosomal protein S3 produces MAHPGSQISKRRKFVADGVFYAELNEFFQRELAEEGYSGVEVRVTPTVTDIIIRATHTQEVLGEQGRRIRELTSLIQKRFKFPENSVSLYAAKVQNRGLSAVAQCESLRYKLLNGLAVRRACYGVLRFIMESGAKGCEVVVSGKLRAARAKSMKFTDGFMIHSGQPAKDFIDHATRHVLLRQGVLGIKVKIMRGSDPEGKAGPQKTLPDAVTIIEPKEEQAVLQPVSQDYGAKAAQAAQAAQDARVAEEEGGEEVQAVEQ; encoded by the exons ATGGCTCACCCCGGATCTCAGAT CTCCAAGAGGAGAAAGTTCGTCGCTGACGGTGTCTTCTACGCCGAGCTCAACGAGTTCTTCCAGCGCGAGCTCGCTGAGGAGGGTTACTCCGGCGTCGAGGTCCGCGTCACCCCCACCGTTaccgacatcatcatccgaGCCACCCACACCCAGGAGGTTCTCGGCGAGCAGGGCCGCCGCATTCGTGAGCTCACCTCGCTCATCCAGAAGCGATTCAAGTTCCCCGAGAACTCCGTCTCCCTCTACGCCGCCAAGGTCCAGAACCGTGGTCTCTCCGCTGTCGCTCAGTGCGAGTCCCTCCGATACAAGCTTCTCAACGGTCTCGCCGTTCGACGTGCCTGCTATGGTGTCCTCCGTTTCATCATGGAGTCCGGCGCCAAGGGTTGtgaggttgttgtctctgGTAAGCTCCGTGCTGCCCGTGCCAAGTCCATGAAGTTCACCGACGGCTTCATGATTCACTCTGGTCAGCCCGCCAAGGACTTCATTGACCACGCCACCCGCCACGTCCTTCTCCGACAGGGTGTCTTGggtatcaaggtcaagatcatgcgCGGCTCCGACCCCGAGGGCAAGGCTGGTCCCCAGAAGACTCTCCCTGACGctgtcaccatcatcgagcccaaggaggagcaggctgtTCTCCAGCCCGTCAGCCAAGACTACGGCGCTAAGGCCGCCCAGGCTGCTCAGGCTGCTCAGGATGCCCGcgttgctgaggaggagggtggtgaggaGGTCCAGGCTGTTGAGCAATAG